One Alphaproteobacteria bacterium DNA segment encodes these proteins:
- a CDS encoding sugar phosphate nucleotidyltransferase, whose product MRNRIISKKKPSVMGIIMAGGAGNRLLPLTEKRAKAALHFGGCYRLVDFVLSNFYHSDIDHIGLITQYNSTSLLKHINSPLSSPMKKATIDLLPAQQKNDQQDWYKGTADSVRQNLDTIKGYNPEYIVIAAADHVYTVDFRESIDYHIQKGADLTILAKSVPLEMSRGFGIIGVDDDYQINAFIEKPSNPPTIPHNPDHCYASMGIYIYTASFLYSILEADPSYGDDFGHDIIPASLAIGKGYTYDFDSVEKSFWYDIATPDDYWRANMDLTSGKIQLEKHHWPIMTTVSKGHNITRISGALHNTVLGDGCTVGHKSSMEHSVLFSHSEIGSKTNIRESLILPGAHVGENCNLHRVIVEKNVKIPNNMTIGLDPINDKKNFHYTDNGITIVTKKNILKFL is encoded by the coding sequence ATGCGTAACAGAATAATTTCAAAAAAGAAACCGTCCGTCATGGGAATTATTATGGCAGGGGGCGCCGGAAATCGCTTGCTTCCGTTGACAGAGAAAAGAGCAAAGGCAGCCTTGCATTTTGGGGGATGCTATCGACTTGTTGATTTCGTTTTGTCGAATTTTTATCATTCCGATATTGATCACATTGGGCTGATCACACAATACAATTCAACCAGCTTATTGAAACATATCAACAGCCCGCTTTCATCCCCGATGAAAAAGGCAACGATTGATTTATTGCCCGCTCAACAAAAAAATGATCAGCAGGATTGGTACAAAGGTACCGCGGATTCGGTCAGGCAAAATCTTGATACGATCAAGGGCTATAACCCAGAATATATCGTCATTGCGGCGGCCGATCATGTCTACACCGTAGATTTTCGCGAAAGCATAGATTATCACATACAAAAAGGGGCGGACCTGACAATCCTTGCGAAATCTGTACCGTTAGAAATGTCACGGGGATTTGGCATCATAGGGGTCGATGACGATTATCAGATTAATGCTTTTATTGAAAAGCCATCTAATCCGCCAACGATCCCGCACAATCCAGATCATTGTTATGCCAGCATGGGGATCTATATTTATACGGCCTCTTTTTTATATTCTATTTTAGAAGCAGATCCGTCCTATGGGGATGATTTTGGTCATGATATTATTCCGGCCTCTTTGGCAATTGGAAAGGGGTATACGTACGATTTTGATTCTGTTGAAAAAAGTTTTTGGTATGACATAGCCACGCCAGATGATTACTGGAGGGCCAACATGGATTTAACATCTGGAAAAATCCAACTAGAAAAACACCATTGGCCAATCATGACAACCGTTAGCAAGGGGCACAATATCACCCGAATTTCTGGGGCGCTGCATAACACGGTGCTGGGCGATGGGTGCACGGTCGGACATAAAAGTTCGATGGAGCATTCGGTTCTTTTTAGCCACAGCGAGATTGGAAGCAAAACAAATATTCGGGAATCTCTCATCTTGCCAGGGGCCCATGTTGGCGAGAATTGTAATTTACATCGTGTCATTGTGGAAAAAAATGTTAAAATCCCCAACAACATGACGATCGGCCTTGATCCCATTAATGATAAGAAAAACTTTCACTATACAGATAACGGAATAACGATCGTTACAAAAAAGAACATACTTAAATTTTTATAA
- the glgB gene encoding 1,4-alpha-glucan branching protein GlgB, with product MTVFIDIFDAISDGQFLDPFSFLGSHSIAKNSTEVRAFLPHALQVNLITKNGSIPFCKVGEKGGFVAEVQKDPGLYELEVHYADCVNRFYDPYQFGSLLPEEDLALFSQGNHTRLDKILGAHEIVVGSVRGVLFSVWAPNAKRVSVIGSFNMGNHLCHPMRLRHQSGVWELFLPQAKSGDWYKFHITDSFGGTHVKADPVAFQSEHPPRTASLVKESSAYQWGDQKWIKEREVSNPYHKPMSIYECHLGSWRRVQEEGNRFLTYRELTSTLIPYVKEMGFTHIELLPIAEYPYDGSWGYQPLGLYAPTSRFGSPADFAYFIDQCHQNGIGVILDWVIAHFPIDEYGLKQFDGSYLYEHEDWRMGWHSDWETLIYNVERHEVADFLISNADFWFREFHIDGLRVDAVSSMIYLDYSRKDGEWLPNMYGGNINFGAVDFLKRLNTLMYERYPGILMIAEESTAFHNVSRPTYAGGLGFGFKWNMGWMNDVLRYFEKDPIYRHYEHHHLTFGMIYAYSENFILSLSHDEVVHGKQSLLSKMPGDAWQKFANLRALYGFMYGHPGKKLLFMGSELAQWKEWNHQESLDWHLLQEEMFHHVFHRGTQKLVQDLNSLYQTQRALFEMDHESSGFEWVDYHDRQNSVISFYRHSATCDLTKKQSVLVICNLTPVPRYSYLLTVSLPGCYKIILNTDDAIYGGTGLFSMQQIEMVDGSLKIDIPPLSTLFLIYEGSPEYA from the coding sequence ATGACTGTTTTTATAGATATTTTCGACGCTATTTCAGATGGTCAATTTTTGGATCCATTTTCTTTTCTTGGAAGTCATTCCATAGCAAAAAATTCCACCGAAGTAAGGGCTTTTTTGCCCCATGCTTTACAGGTCAATCTTATCACAAAAAATGGTTCTATTCCTTTTTGTAAGGTTGGCGAAAAAGGTGGATTTGTTGCCGAAGTACAAAAGGACCCGGGTCTTTATGAACTAGAAGTTCACTATGCAGATTGCGTGAATCGATTCTATGATCCTTATCAATTTGGTAGTTTGTTACCAGAGGAGGATTTGGCGCTTTTTTCCCAAGGAAATCACACGCGTTTGGACAAAATTCTGGGGGCCCATGAAATTGTTGTTGGGTCTGTAAGGGGGGTTCTTTTTTCTGTGTGGGCCCCAAATGCGAAAAGGGTCAGCGTCATCGGATCCTTTAATATGGGAAATCACCTTTGCCATCCAATGCGACTAAGGCATCAATCCGGCGTTTGGGAGCTATTTTTACCCCAGGCCAAAAGCGGAGATTGGTACAAGTTTCACATAACCGATTCCTTTGGCGGAACACATGTCAAGGCTGACCCGGTTGCTTTTCAAAGCGAACATCCCCCAAGGACCGCTTCGCTTGTCAAGGAATCGAGCGCGTATCAATGGGGCGATCAAAAATGGATCAAGGAAAGAGAAGTCAGCAATCCCTATCATAAGCCGATGTCCATTTATGAATGCCATCTTGGATCATGGCGGCGCGTTCAAGAAGAAGGCAATCGATTTTTAACGTATCGAGAGCTAACCAGTACGCTGATTCCCTATGTCAAGGAAATGGGCTTTACCCATATCGAACTGTTGCCCATTGCGGAGTATCCCTATGATGGATCATGGGGATATCAACCCTTGGGACTTTATGCACCAACATCACGTTTTGGATCCCCTGCAGATTTTGCTTATTTCATCGATCAATGCCACCAAAATGGGATTGGTGTTATTTTAGATTGGGTAATCGCCCATTTTCCAATCGATGAATATGGCCTCAAGCAGTTTGATGGCAGTTATTTATATGAACATGAAGACTGGCGCATGGGTTGGCATTCAGATTGGGAAACGCTTATTTATAATGTGGAGCGTCACGAGGTCGCTGACTTTTTAATCAGCAATGCCGATTTCTGGTTTCGTGAATTCCATATTGATGGCCTTCGGGTTGATGCAGTCAGTTCCATGATTTATCTGGATTACAGTCGAAAGGATGGCGAATGGCTTCCTAACATGTATGGCGGAAACATTAATTTTGGAGCCGTTGATTTTCTAAAGCGTTTGAATACACTGATGTATGAACGGTATCCGGGCATCCTGATGATTGCGGAGGAATCGACGGCTTTTCACAATGTATCCAGACCAACGTATGCTGGCGGCCTTGGGTTTGGGTTCAAATGGAACATGGGGTGGATGAATGATGTTTTACGCTATTTCGAAAAAGATCCCATTTATCGGCACTATGAACATCACCATCTGACATTTGGAATGATTTATGCGTATTCAGAAAATTTCATTCTATCATTAAGCCATGATGAGGTTGTTCATGGAAAGCAGTCCCTTTTAAGCAAAATGCCAGGGGATGCTTGGCAAAAGTTTGCTAATCTGCGGGCTTTGTACGGATTTATGTATGGGCACCCTGGTAAGAAATTATTATTCATGGGGTCAGAACTTGCCCAATGGAAAGAATGGAATCACCAGGAAAGTTTAGATTGGCACTTGTTGCAGGAGGAAATGTTTCATCATGTCTTTCATCGAGGCACGCAAAAGTTGGTGCAGGATCTGAATAGTCTTTATCAGACACAAAGGGCTTTGTTTGAGATGGATCATGAATCCAGTGGGTTTGAATGGGTCGATTATCACGATCGCCAAAACAGCGTGATCAGTTTTTATCGACATTCCGCCACATGTGATCTGACAAAAAAACAGAGCGTGCTGGTCATCTGTAATTTGACACCAGTCCCAAGATATTCTTATTTGTTAACGGTTTCTTTACCTGGTTGCTATAAAATTATTCTCAACACAGATGATGCGATATATGGGGGGACGGGATTGTTTTCAATGCAGCAGATCGAAATGGTTGATGGATCTCTCAAAATTGATATTCCACCCTTATCTACACTTTTTTTGATTTACGAGGGAAGCCCAGAATATGCGTAA
- the glgX gene encoding glycogen debranching protein GlgX, with protein MLADKNISLGSHFDGYGTHFSIFSANAEHIEVCLFSEDGLSETKRISLKNNEDNIWHVYIDAIGPGTLYGYRVHGSFLPEKGLWFNPNKLLIDPYARLLSGPIYVHESHFCNTDSWSLDSAPFTPKCIVVDEKNSDEDSACVNVPWSKTVIYEIHVKGITQTHPGIPVSWRGKFNALVSDEMINHFKALGVTTLELLPIQSFSHDKHLTDKGLSNYWGYNPINFFAPHSDYLVNNDLGEMKKIIQKLHQEGFEIILDVVFNHTGEGNQQGPMLCYRGIDNLSYYHLSDSKADYVDYTGCGNSLNLTNPCVLQLVMDSLRYWFLHVGVDGFRFDLGVELFRSHNGYESVGHLYYCIMQDPALQQAKLIAEPWDTGHDGYKLGKFPQGWSEWNDYFRDTVRRFWRGEESLTNDLATVILGSAPIFDKDKRKPSASINFVTAHDGFTLEDLVSYTFKYNRENLENNGDGSDSNFSFNHGFEGKTDNPRILAERIKTKKNILATLLLSRGVPMILSGDELHNSQGGNNNTYCQDNKIGWVNWDSGDTEWCLPLITQLHKIREQIYRTDSFLQGAIINKESKLKDISWYTKNGIEKTHDDWGEQEGLLCFMLACGVKNSNKGTDLFFFIINGSFRNQDVIFPRCSSVALENSTGWEKILDTSINPDCSIDCLSGKPISVESRSFSIFHKNIPISNVV; from the coding sequence ATGTTAGCCGATAAAAACATATCTCTTGGTTCCCACTTTGATGGCTATGGGACCCATTTTTCTATTTTTTCAGCCAATGCAGAACACATAGAAGTTTGTTTGTTTTCAGAAGATGGTCTGTCTGAAACAAAAAGAATCTCACTAAAAAATAATGAAGATAATATCTGGCATGTTTATATCGATGCCATCGGACCAGGGACATTATATGGATACCGGGTTCACGGTTCTTTTTTGCCAGAAAAGGGACTGTGGTTTAATCCCAATAAATTATTGATTGATCCCTATGCCCGTCTTTTATCGGGTCCAATTTATGTCCATGAATCCCATTTTTGCAATACAGATTCATGGTCGCTTGACAGTGCCCCGTTTACACCAAAATGCATTGTCGTTGATGAAAAAAATTCCGACGAGGATTCGGCGTGTGTGAATGTCCCTTGGTCGAAAACGGTGATTTATGAAATTCATGTAAAGGGAATAACACAGACTCATCCAGGTATCCCCGTATCGTGGAGAGGTAAATTCAATGCTTTGGTTTCTGACGAAATGATTAACCATTTCAAGGCGCTTGGCGTTACAACGCTGGAACTTTTGCCCATCCAGTCGTTTTCCCATGATAAACATTTGACTGACAAGGGGTTAAGTAATTACTGGGGATACAATCCCATCAATTTCTTTGCGCCGCATTCGGATTATTTAGTCAACAATGACCTGGGTGAAATGAAAAAAATTATCCAGAAACTCCATCAAGAGGGTTTCGAGATCATTTTGGATGTTGTTTTTAATCATACAGGCGAAGGAAATCAACAGGGACCGATGCTATGTTACCGTGGAATCGATAATCTTTCTTACTATCATTTAAGCGATTCCAAGGCTGATTATGTTGACTATACGGGATGTGGAAATTCATTAAACCTGACCAACCCCTGTGTTCTTCAATTGGTCATGGATTCTTTGCGATATTGGTTTCTACATGTCGGTGTGGATGGATTTCGTTTTGATTTGGGCGTTGAATTGTTTCGATCACACAACGGTTACGAATCGGTTGGACACCTTTATTATTGCATCATGCAAGACCCCGCTTTACAGCAAGCAAAGTTGATCGCGGAACCATGGGATACGGGGCACGATGGTTACAAACTTGGTAAATTTCCGCAAGGTTGGTCCGAGTGGAATGACTATTTCAGGGATACAGTCCGTCGTTTTTGGAGGGGCGAAGAAAGTTTAACGAACGACTTAGCGACAGTTATACTTGGATCTGCGCCCATTTTTGACAAAGACAAAAGAAAACCATCGGCAAGTATTAATTTTGTCACTGCCCATGATGGATTTACCCTTGAAGATCTTGTTTCCTATACGTTCAAATATAATAGGGAAAATCTCGAGAATAACGGCGATGGATCTGATAGTAATTTTAGCTTTAATCATGGCTTTGAGGGAAAAACGGATAATCCCCGCATTTTGGCGGAGCGCATCAAAACAAAGAAAAATATTTTGGCAACATTATTGCTATCTCGTGGTGTGCCGATGATTTTGTCGGGCGATGAGCTTCATAATAGCCAAGGCGGAAACAATAATACCTACTGCCAGGATAATAAAATAGGCTGGGTCAATTGGGATAGCGGGGATACGGAATGGTGCCTCCCCCTGATTACCCAGCTTCATAAAATCAGAGAACAAATATATCGCACAGATTCATTCCTTCAGGGCGCCATCATCAACAAAGAAAGCAAGCTAAAAGATATTTCTTGGTACACAAAAAATGGAATTGAAAAAACCCACGATGATTGGGGCGAGCAAGAAGGACTGTTGTGCTTTATGTTGGCTTGCGGGGTCAAAAATTCCAACAAGGGGACCGATCTATTTTTCTTTATAATCAATGGTTCTTTTAGGAACCAAGATGTCATTTTTCCGCGTTGTTCGTCTGTTGCCTTGGAAAATTCTACTGGCTGGGAAAAAATTTTAGACACCTCGATAAATCCCGATTGTTCGATTGATTGTTTGTCGGGTAAGCCTATTTCTGTGGAATCGCGTTCTTTTTCCATCTTTCATAAAAACATTCCCATTTCCAATGTAGTATAA
- the tssE gene encoding type VI secretion system baseplate subunit TssE: MSVIQQVQSQPKNRYGIKSPLFDRLVDEDPGQEWENTNSFFLEGEAVVQSVMAEVSKILNTRFVEKRKTYTTKEDGILSFGLPSLFGLIDFSSLDAANSHKRKKIAKICEKTIRTFEPRITSVDVQVANYSQNRQSLSIVVRGAIKTKASKSKISFPVVIDCKESPIKVGHKC, from the coding sequence ATGAGCGTTATTCAACAGGTCCAAAGTCAACCGAAAAACAGATATGGGATTAAATCACCCTTATTTGATCGACTTGTTGACGAGGACCCAGGGCAGGAATGGGAAAATACGAACAGCTTCTTTTTAGAAGGAGAGGCTGTCGTTCAGTCCGTCATGGCTGAGGTCTCAAAAATACTCAATACACGCTTTGTGGAAAAACGCAAAACTTATACGACAAAGGAGGATGGCATCTTAAGTTTCGGATTGCCGTCCCTTTTTGGTTTGATTGATTTTTCATCCCTTGATGCGGCAAATAGTCATAAAAGAAAAAAAATTGCAAAGATCTGCGAGAAAACTATACGAACCTTTGAGCCCAGAATAACATCTGTCGATGTTCAGGTGGCAAACTACAGTCAAAACAGGCAATCTTTGTCCATTGTTGTCAGAGGTGCCATCAAAACAAAGGCCAGCAAAAGCAAAATCAGCTTTCCTGTTGTTATAGATTGCAAGGAATCTCCCATTAAGGTTGGCCATAAATGTTAG
- the tssC gene encoding type VI secretion system contractile sheath large subunit yields the protein MADATATKAEPVFNLDTIMVQGKLARDDSQKSFAQDLVQEFVNQLLEQGNTVSNDVVAFLNQRIQQIDELIGAQLNELMHDPAFQKLEAAWRGLHYLVMNTETSTHLKLRLLNITKQELLQDLEKAVEFDQSQLFKKIYEEEYGTFGGHPYSCLVGDYEFGRHPQDLELLEKLSNVAAAAHAPFIAGSDAKLFDLDTFEHLGVPRDLSKVFESLELVKWNAFRESEDSRYVALVLPHVLMRLPYGANTLPAEGLSFEEDVVGSDSTHFCWGNASYVLAQRITNAFSQFGWTAAIRGVEGGGIVQGLPAYTFKTTDGDVALKCPTETAITDRREKELSDLGFISLCHCKGTDYAAFFGGQTAQKPKVYSLDDANANSSLSARLPYVLAASRFAHYIKVIMRDKIGSFLTKDNIEHHLNSWIANYILLNDDAPQSVKARYPLREARIDVFEVPGKPGTYRAVVYLRPHFQMEELTASIRLVATLPPPAK from the coding sequence ATGGCAGATGCAACCGCAACCAAAGCTGAGCCAGTATTTAACCTTGATACCATTATGGTGCAAGGCAAACTCGCACGCGACGATAGTCAAAAATCTTTTGCGCAGGATCTTGTGCAGGAATTTGTTAACCAACTTTTGGAACAAGGGAACACAGTCAGCAATGATGTGGTGGCCTTCCTCAATCAACGAATCCAACAAATCGATGAACTTATCGGCGCTCAGCTCAATGAACTGATGCATGATCCAGCCTTTCAAAAACTAGAGGCTGCGTGGCGTGGTCTGCACTATTTGGTCATGAACACTGAAACAAGCACGCATTTGAAATTACGCTTGCTGAACATCACCAAGCAAGAGCTTCTTCAAGACCTAGAAAAAGCTGTTGAGTTTGATCAAAGTCAGCTTTTTAAGAAAATTTACGAAGAAGAATACGGAACCTTTGGTGGTCATCCTTATTCCTGCTTGGTTGGGGACTATGAATTTGGTCGCCATCCCCAGGATTTAGAGCTTTTAGAGAAATTATCAAATGTGGCCGCCGCCGCCCATGCGCCCTTTATTGCTGGATCCGATGCCAAATTGTTCGATCTAGATACGTTTGAACATCTTGGCGTTCCCCGTGATCTTTCAAAAGTTTTTGAGAGCCTAGAATTGGTAAAATGGAATGCGTTCAGGGAAAGCGAAGATTCACGGTATGTAGCTTTAGTCTTGCCACATGTTTTGATGCGCCTTCCTTATGGGGCAAATACGTTGCCAGCAGAAGGATTGAGCTTTGAGGAAGATGTGGTTGGATCCGATAGCACACATTTCTGTTGGGGGAATGCATCCTATGTTCTGGCACAGCGTATTACAAATGCGTTTTCACAGTTTGGTTGGACTGCTGCAATTCGTGGTGTTGAGGGCGGCGGTATCGTTCAAGGATTGCCGGCCTACACTTTCAAAACAACCGATGGGGATGTTGCCCTTAAGTGTCCAACAGAAACGGCCATCACGGATCGTCGCGAAAAAGAACTGAGTGACCTTGGGTTTATTTCTCTTTGTCATTGCAAGGGAACCGATTATGCGGCGTTCTTTGGTGGGCAAACAGCACAAAAACCAAAGGTGTATAGCCTGGATGATGCCAATGCGAATTCGTCATTATCCGCACGCTTACCCTATGTATTGGCGGCCTCGCGGTTTGCCCATTACATCAAGGTGATTATGCGCGATAAGATCGGAAGCTTTCTGACAAAAGATAATATCGAACATCATTTAAACAGCTGGATTGCCAATTATATTTTGCTGAATGATGATGCCCCGCAAAGCGTTAAAGCGCGTTATCCGTTACGGGAAGCCCGCATCGATGTGTTCGAAGTTCCGGGAAAACCGGGAACCTATCGGGCTGTTGTTTATCTGCGTCCACATTTTCAAATGGAAGAGCTTACCGCATCGATTCGTTTAGTGGCCACATTACCACCGCCAGCGAAGTAG
- the tssB gene encoding type VI secretion system contractile sheath small subunit has protein sequence MAESTQHKLDRVRPPRVQITYDVETGNAVEMKELPFVVGIMSSLSGMPKDALPKVKDRKFVEIDRDNFNGIMSAIKPRLALRVPNKLTNDGNQLSAELYFQEMDDFTPINVVKQIPALAKLYEARSLLKDLLTKLDGNDTLDGLLQEVITNTEKREALQKELEGLATKPAATPEVADQPSV, from the coding sequence ATGGCTGAAAGCACACAACATAAACTCGATCGGGTTCGTCCTCCTCGTGTTCAGATCACCTATGATGTAGAAACGGGCAATGCCGTCGAAATGAAGGAATTGCCGTTCGTTGTTGGCATTATGTCTTCTCTGTCTGGAATGCCGAAAGACGCACTCCCCAAGGTGAAGGACCGCAAATTTGTTGAAATTGATCGGGATAATTTTAATGGAATTATGTCTGCGATCAAGCCACGGCTAGCATTGCGGGTTCCGAACAAGCTCACCAACGATGGGAATCAGCTTAGTGCCGAACTTTATTTTCAAGAAATGGATGACTTTACCCCGATTAATGTCGTTAAACAAATCCCTGCTCTTGCAAAACTATACGAAGCGCGGTCTTTACTCAAGGATTTACTGACCAAGCTTGATGGAAACGATACTTTGGATGGCTTATTGCAGGAAGTCATTACCAATACCGAAAAAAGAGAAGCGCTTCAAAAAGAGCTAGAGGGTTTGGCAACTAAGCCTGCTGCAACTCCAGAAGTCGCCGATCAGCCATCTGTTTAA
- the truA gene encoding tRNA pseudouridine(38-40) synthase TruA — MFRYKILIEYDGCRFHGWQRQDGVKTVQASIEDALCKMVKHETLVEGAGRTDAGVHATGQVGHFDLLKFYDCCRLLQGMNHYLRNSGVVIVDVKEVPLFFHARFSAINRTYNYCIANRQAPLALDHDRAWHVMLPLDVALMREAAQIFVGHHDFSAFRASACQSKTPHKTVTRFDIETAEDGQKIKAIIEARSFLHNQVRIMMGTLKLVGRGKLTPSDLKTILETGDRTLAGPTAPPHGLYLVDVGYKTGSNIDITQEGIHV; from the coding sequence ATATTTCGATATAAAATCTTGATAGAATATGATGGGTGCCGGTTTCATGGTTGGCAACGACAGGATGGTGTTAAAACCGTCCAGGCCAGTATTGAGGATGCGCTTTGTAAAATGGTGAAGCACGAAACCTTGGTGGAGGGGGCCGGCCGAACGGACGCAGGGGTCCATGCAACGGGCCAGGTTGGGCATTTTGATCTTTTGAAATTTTATGACTGCTGTCGGTTGCTTCAGGGGATGAATCATTACCTAAGGAATAGCGGCGTTGTTATTGTGGATGTTAAGGAGGTGCCCCTCTTTTTTCATGCCCGTTTTTCAGCAATCAACAGAACATACAATTATTGCATAGCAAACAGGCAGGCCCCATTAGCATTAGATCACGATCGGGCATGGCATGTGATGCTTCCTTTGGATGTTGCCCTCATGAGAGAGGCCGCGCAGATTTTTGTTGGGCATCATGATTTTAGCGCGTTTCGAGCCTCCGCCTGTCAAAGCAAAACCCCACACAAAACAGTGACGCGTTTTGATATTGAGACAGCGGAAGATGGCCAAAAAATTAAGGCCATTATTGAGGCACGCTCCTTTCTTCATAATCAGGTCAGGATTATGATGGGAACGCTAAAACTTGTTGGCCGGGGGAAGCTGACACCAAGCGATCTAAAAACAATTCTTGAAACGGGAGATCGGACTCTGGCTGGTCCAACGGCACCTCCTCATGGTTTATATTTGGTTGACGTCGGATACAAGACAGGATCCAATATAGACATAACCCAAGAAGGAATTCATGTATGA
- a CDS encoding TlpA disulfide reductase family protein has product MKIKSFWLGVIIAIVMTILYQTLSVIIHSFQDNEMEEMITLLDINYIPALPTEGVPTFEFNLYPPNARGESDRQSKKLSDFKGKPVILHFWAPWCPPCVSELPEYDNFAKGKKVIDLSVVFDGSLYQKVSAFYEKHSIKNLTTVIDEKGKLARAMKIESTPTTIFIDKNGKEVGRIADAINWKSKAVVNLLLAQML; this is encoded by the coding sequence ATGAAGATAAAAAGTTTTTGGCTGGGGGTCATTATCGCCATCGTAATGACCATTTTGTATCAGACCCTGTCCGTTATCATCCATTCTTTTCAAGACAATGAAATGGAAGAAATGATCACATTGTTGGATATTAATTATATTCCGGCATTGCCGACCGAGGGGGTCCCGACTTTTGAATTTAACCTATATCCCCCAAATGCACGCGGGGAATCTGATCGTCAATCCAAAAAACTGTCAGATTTCAAGGGGAAACCCGTCATTCTGCATTTTTGGGCGCCATGGTGCCCCCCATGTGTTTCAGAACTTCCTGAGTATGATAATTTTGCAAAGGGCAAAAAAGTCATCGATCTTTCAGTCGTATTCGATGGATCATTGTACCAAAAGGTAAGCGCATTTTATGAAAAACATTCCATTAAGAATCTGACGACTGTGATTGACGAGAAAGGAAAGCTTGCGCGCGCAATGAAGATTGAGTCCACTCCGACAACGATATTTATCGACAAAAATGGAAAAGAGGTTGGCCGAATAGCGGATGCAATTAATTGGAAAAGCAAGGCTGTTGTTAATCTTTTGTTAGCACAAATGCTGTAG
- a CDS encoding cytochrome b yields the protein MANYKNTSQRFGYVAQFFHWFVSVSIIGMLVVGFSMADMPVSPAKWQIYTLHKSFGLVLAFVITARLVWRWINIVPEVQGKGLLKILAKASVYVLYGLMFTMIISGFVMSEAGGYPIQFFGIANVPMILAKNDVLSHLAKEIHEITASCFVVILVTHVAAAFYHHFILKDSVLLRMLPEKK from the coding sequence ATGGCAAATTATAAAAACACATCCCAGCGGTTTGGTTACGTCGCTCAGTTTTTTCATTGGTTTGTTTCTGTTTCAATCATTGGAATGCTGGTCGTTGGTTTTTCGATGGCTGATATGCCTGTCTCTCCGGCTAAATGGCAAATTTATACGCTCCATAAATCTTTTGGACTCGTATTGGCATTTGTTATCACAGCCCGGTTGGTTTGGCGATGGATAAACATTGTCCCAGAGGTACAAGGAAAAGGTTTGCTCAAAATACTAGCTAAGGCCAGCGTCTATGTTCTGTATGGATTGATGTTTACCATGATTATTAGCGGATTTGTTATGTCCGAAGCTGGTGGGTATCCTATTCAATTCTTTGGCATAGCGAACGTTCCCATGATTCTTGCCAAGAATGATGTTCTTTCTCATCTTGCCAAGGAAATCCATGAAATTACGGCTTCTTGTTTTGTTGTGATATTGGTAACACATGTCGCTGCTGCTTTTTATCATCATTTTATTCTAAAAGATTCGGTTCTTTTGCGAATGTTACCGGAAAAAAAATAA
- a CDS encoding DUF177 domain-containing protein — MTEEITVELRRLINLDRISRSDKPYSIKTTEGEREALAQRFGLVAIHTLSASYTISPSSNSRKGYMVLGSLSAKVVQSCIRTLVDVPEKIDIKFSILVVDQKHETLNPFDPEHDEDYEYSAEGEIDLGEVTAQYLSLNLNPFPQKTSSELSKSSVENAPTQTKKNPFAVLETLKSS; from the coding sequence ATGACCGAAGAGATAACCGTTGAACTAAGAAGGCTGATCAATCTAGATCGAATTAGTCGGTCCGATAAACCTTATTCCATCAAAACAACAGAAGGGGAGCGTGAGGCCCTGGCCCAACGATTTGGCCTTGTTGCAATTCACACCCTCAGCGCAAGTTACACAATCAGCCCATCTTCCAACAGTCGCAAAGGATACATGGTGTTGGGCAGCCTGTCTGCGAAGGTTGTCCAAAGCTGTATTCGAACCTTGGTCGATGTTCCTGAAAAAATTGATATCAAATTTTCTATTTTGGTTGTGGATCAAAAGCATGAAACGCTTAACCCCTTTGATCCGGAACATGACGAAGATTACGAATACAGTGCCGAGGGGGAAATTGACCTGGGCGAAGTCACCGCCCAATACCTGTCCCTTAATCTGAACCCATTTCCACAGAAAACCTCATCAGAACTTAGTAAGTCAAGTGTCGAAAATGCTCCAACGCAAACCAAGAAAAATCCATTTGCTGTCTTGGAGACATTAAAATCGTCATGA